A single window of Oreochromis aureus strain Israel breed Guangdong linkage group 5, ZZ_aureus, whole genome shotgun sequence DNA harbors:
- the shisa4 gene encoding protein shisa-4: protein MIFPGGNMPLISVTLAVLAVVLSTSQVSGNEQCLWYVDKNGTWHNGFDCPLITFCCGNCNRRYCCLDAFKMITEREQKRCMLFQFSPTTLAGIASSILLFVAIIATMVCCFMCSCCYLYQRRQQRGRTPYDAQQIPMASYPVEPMYDAYGKPICPSEYPPVGYPMAPQYPGMPPQYPVMQPGPYVPRPVDPAYSQAPPPYSPPQYPGH, encoded by the exons ATGATCTTTCCGGGGGGAAATATGCCCCTCATCTCGGTGACTTTGGCGGTGCTCGCCGTCGTCCTCAGCACTTCTCAGG TCAGTGGGAACGAGCAGTGTCTGTGGTACGTGGATAAAAATGGCACCTGGCACAACGGCTTCGACTGCCCTCTCATCACGTTCTGCTGTGGGAACTGCAACCGACGCTACTGCTGCCTGGACGCCTTCAAGATGATCACGGAGAGAGAGCAGAAGCGCTGCATGCTCTTCCAGTTCAG CCCCACCACTTTAGCTGGCATTGCGTCTTCCATCCTCCTCTTTGTGGCCATCATTGCGACCATGGTCTGCTGCTTCATGTGTTCCTGCTGTTACCTTTACCAGAGAAGGCAGCAGAGGGGCAGGACACCTTATGATG CTCAGCAGATCCCCATGGCCAGCTACCCGGTTGAGCCCATGTACGATGCTTATGGTAAACCAATTTGCCCCTCAGAGTATCCACCCGTTGGATACCCTATGGCACCCCAATATCCTGGCATGCCTCCACAGTACCCGGTGATGCAGCCAGGACCGTACGTACCACGCCCGGTGGATCCTGCATACAGTCAGG CCCCACCACCGTACTCTCCACCTCAGTATCCTGGTCACTGA
- the ipo9 gene encoding importin-9 — MSAAGSARPGSVQQGLKEALIETLTAILSPVQEVRAAAEEQIKVLEVTEEFGVHLAELTVDPQGALAIRQLASVILKQYVETHWCSQSEKFRPPETTDQAKAAIRELLPSGLRESISKVRSSVAYAVSAIAHWDWPEAWPQLFTLLMEMLVSGDVNAVHGAMRVLTEFTREVTDTQMPLVAPVILPEMYKIFTMAEVYSIRTRSRAVEIFTTCANLICAIEELEKGAAKALIFPVVQQFTEAFVQALQMPDGPTSDSGLKMEVLKAVTALVKNFPKPMVSSMQQILPIVWNTLTESAAFYVRTEVNYTEEVDDPVDSDGEVLGFENLVFSIFEFVHTLLENNKFKSTVRKALPELIYYIILYMQITEDQIKVWTANPQQFVEDEDDDTFSYSVRISAQDLLLAVAAEFQNESAAALAAAATRHLQEAEQAKNGGNEHWWKIHEACMLALGSVKTIITENVKNGRIQFDMHGFLAGVILADLNLAAASPFLLGRALWAASRFTAAMSPELIQQFLQATVSGLHDSQPPSVRISAVRAIWGYCDQLKLSESTHVLQPFLPSILEGLVQLAAQFSSEVLTLVMETLCIVCTVDPAFTTSAENKICPLTIAIFLKYNNDPVVASLAQDIFKELAQIEGCQGPMQMRLIPTLISIMQAPHDKIPTGLCATSIDILTTVVRNTKPPLSELLVCQAFPVVAQCTLRTDDNAIMQNGGECLRAYVSVALEQIAQWRDDQGNSGLWYVMQVVNQLLDPRTSEFTAAFVGRLVSTLISRAGTELGEQLDQILRAILSKMQQAETLSVMQSLIMVFAHLVHSQLEPLLEFLCSLPGPTGKPALEFVMTEWMSRQHLFYGQYEGKVSTVALCKLLQHSLNTDDKRLQDIVVKGEEIYSPDDGIRTRSKSAKNPERWTNIPLLVKIFKLIINELSTVVEANASRTNAADWSQDSSGMWEDQGEDEVEDDDDEDEGLAGQLLSDLIAANRYDDDYYEDDDEDDPDALKDPIYQIDLQAYLTDFLTQFAQQPCYSMFSGHLNQAERQTLQSIGL; from the exons GCAAAAGCCGCCATCAGGGAGCTGCTGCCCAGCGGTTTGCGGGAGTCAATCAGCAAAGTCCGCTCCAGTGTTGCATACGCCGTGTCAGCCATCGCCCACTGGGACTGGCCTGAGGCGTGGCCGCAGCTCTTCACCCTCCTGATGGAGATGCTGGTCAGCGGAGACGTTAATGCCGTGCACGGGGCCATGAGGGTGCTCACGG AGTTTACTCGAGAGGTGACAGACACCCAGATGCCGCTAGTGGCTCCAGTCATCTTACCAGAGATGTATAAGATCTTTACCATGGCAGAG GTTTACAGTATTCGTACTCGCTCCAGAGCAGTGGAGATATTCACCACCTGTGCCAACCTGATCTGTGCTATTGAAGAGCTTGAAAAG GGTGCAGCCAAAGCGTTGATCTTTCCTGTGGTGCAGCAATTCACAGAAGCGTTTGTCCAAGCCCTGCAGATGCCCGATGGGCCCACGTCTGATAGCGGCCTCAAGATGGAAGTCCTCAAG GCAGTGACAGCATTGGTAAagaacttccctaaacccatgGTGTCCTCCATGCAGCAGATATTACCCATTGTGTGGAATACACTGActgaaagtgcagcttt TTATGTGAGAACAGAAGTGAACTATACAGAGGAAGTGGACGACCCAGTAGACTCAGACG gtGAGGTTTTGGGCTTTGAGAATTTGGTGTTCAGCATCTTTGAGTTTGTCCACACGCTGCTGGAGAACAACAAGTTTAAGAGCACAGTGAGGAAGGCGCTGCCTGAACTCATCTATTACATCATCCTGTACATGCAGATCACTGAGGACCAG ATCAAAGTGTGGACAGCTAACCCGCAGCAGTTTGTggaggatgaggatgatgacACCTTCTCCTACTCTGTCAGGATCTCTGCTCAGGACCTGCTGCTG GCCGTCGCTGCAGAGTTTCAGAATGAGAGCGCAGCAGCGCTGGCAGCAGCTGCAACCAGACACCTCCAGGAGGCAGAGCAGGCTAAAAACGGTGGCAATGAGCACTG gTGGAAGATCCACGAGGCCTGTATGTTGGCCCTCGGCTCAGTCAAGACCATCATCACAGAGAACGTGAAAAATGGCCGCATCCAGTTTGACATGCACGGTTTTTTGGCCGGCGTTATCCTGGCTGATCTCAACCTGGCGG cGGCGTCTCCCTTCCTTCTCGGCCGTGCTCTGTGGGCGGCCAGTCGCTTCACAGCCGCCATGTCTCCCGAGCTCATCCAGCAGTTTCTCCAGGCCACAGTCAGCGGCCTCCATGACAGCCAGCCGCCCTCCGTTCGCATCTCCGCGGTCAGGGCCATTTGGGG GTACTGTGATCAGCTGAAACTGTCGGAGAGCACACATGTCCTTCAGCCCTTCCTCCCCAGCATCCTAGAGGGACTGGTTCAACTGGCCGCCCAGTTCAGCTCTGAGGTGCTGACGCTCGTCATGGAGACACTGTGCATCGTCTGCACCGTTGACCCGGCCTTCACCACCAGCGCTGAGAATAAGATCTGCCCCCTCACCATTGCCATTTTCCTTAAATATAACAACG ACCCTGTGGTGGCATCCCTGGCTCAGGACATCTTTAAGGAACTGGCACAGATTGAAGGCTGCCAGGGCCCCATGCAGATGCGTCTCATCCCCACACTTATCAGCATCATGCAGGCTCCACATGACAAGATCCCCACCGGACTGTGCGCT ACGTCAATAGACATCCTGACCACAGTTGTCAGAAACACCAAACCCCCTCTGTCAGAGCTGTTGGTGTGCCAGGCGTTTCCTGTGGTGGCACAGTGCACCCTGCGCACTGATGACAATGCGATAATGCag AATGGCGGTGAGTGTCTGCGGGCGTACGTCTCCGTCGCCCTCGAGCAGATTGCCCAGTGGCGGGACGACCAGGGAAACAGTGGCCTCTGGTACGTCATGCAGGTGGTCAACCAGCTGCTGGACCCCCGGACGTCCGAGTTCACTGCCGCCTTCGTGGGCAGGTTGGTGTCCACTTTAATCTCTCGGGCTGGAACTGAGCTCGGTGAGCAGCTGGATCAGATCCTCCGAGCGATTCTGAGCAAGATGCAGCAAGCCGAGACCCTCAGTGTCATGCAG TCTCTGATCATGGTGTTTGCCCACCTGGTTCACTCTCAGCTGGAACCTCTGCTGGAGTTTTTGTGCAGTCTGCCTGGACCGACAGGGAAACCCGCCCTGGAGTTCGTCATGACCGAGTGGATGAGCAGGCAGCACCTTTTCTACGGGCAGTACGAGGGGAAGGTCAG CACGGTGGCTCTCTGCAAGCTGCTGCAGCACAGTCTCAACACTGATGATAAACGTCTCCAGGACATTGTGGTGAAAGGAGAAGAAATCTACAGTCCAGACGACGGCATCCGCACACGCTCCAAATCTGCAAAGA ATCCAGAGCGTTGGACCAACATTCCTTTGCTGGTTAAGATCTTTAAGTTGATCATTAACGAGCTTTCGACTGTAGTCGAGGCAAACGCCAGCAGGACGAACGCCGCAGACTGGAGCCAAG ATTCCAGTGGTATGTGGGAGGACCAGGGGGAGGACGAGGTggaggatgatgatgacgagGACGAAGGGCTGGCAGGGCAGCTTCTTTCTGATCTCATTGCCGCTAACAGATACG atgATGATTATTACGAGGACGACGATGAAGATGATCCAGATGCCTTGAAAGACCCCATATATCAGATTGACCTGCAG GCTTACCTTACAGACTTCCTGACACAGTTCGCCCAGCAGCCATGCTACAGCATGTTCTCAGGCCACCTCAACCAAGCCGAGAGACAAACCCTTCAGTCTATAGGCCTCTAG